A region of the Deltaproteobacteria bacterium genome:
ACGGCGCAGATCGAGTGATCCTTATACATCTTTTTCTCTCATTCGTGATTGTGATTGATTTGATAGAGGCTAAAACCGCGCCCCCGAAAGCATTGCTTCAGGTAATTATTAGCAAAATCCTGCCACAGAAGCAACTTGTCCCCCTGAAGGTTGTCTTTGAGGTATTCGATCAACAGGGCGTCTCTGGTCAGGATGTGGCTCGCGCCTAGGTTTTTAAGCCCCTCCCGGATGTCGCGGCCGGAACCGGCCTCGGCCAGAACGGGCTTTAAGATTTCGCCGGAGTAGAAGGTATGATAGAAATAATCCCGCTCGCAGTAGTAACCGCGGCTGCCTGCAAAGAGAAAGAGGACCTTGGCCTCAGATGGCAGATGGCGGTTGATAAAGGCCATGACCTCATAATGGTCGAGCTTCCTGGCCAGATACTCCTCTCTGCTTTCCCGCGCCAGAAGATAAGGCCCTGGGTCTGCCTGCCGCCAGAAATCAGAGGCGTAATTCAGGTTAATGGAAAGAAAGTAAGCCAGGATAACGGCAAAAAGAATGGAAGCAGACCAGCGGGCTAGATACCGGTCCAGGAAACGCCACAGTTCGTGAAGGCCGTAAATCGTGAGAACAGCCAGCACGGGCAGCACCGGAAGCATGTACCTGATTCTGAAGGTGGACTGAAAAAAAACCGCTATGACCCACAGCAGGGCGAAGAGGCCCAGGAGCCTTAGGCTTCGATCCCTCGGCCTGATAACGGCCAGGAGAGGCAGGAGCAGCAGGATGGGATTGAGGACCCCGTCAAAGAACCGCGGGACATCGTCCTGCCCTGAAAAAAAAGCTCGCACCGGAACCAGAAGGATCTGAAGAAGCGATTCCCCGTAAAGGTGACCCCGCTCGGTAAATATGTTAACGATCATGCCGGACGGGGCCACATCTGCCAGGCCCCACCACTGGTTATAGAGCGGGTAGAGCGGATTGCCCGTCCAGGCCAGGTTCCTGATCATCCAGGGTGAAAACAAGAGCAGGGCCAGACCCGCATAGGCCAGCCCCCAGAGAACACACCGGGTCAGACCCTCTCCGGCCCGAGCCCGGAGAACCATCACCCCGGAGACCAGCAATGGCAAGGCGATCAGGGCGTTGTACTTGACGCCCAGACCCAGACCCAGGGCCAGGCCTGAAACGATAAAAAAAACATGCTTCTGATTTATGGACCATTGAACCAAGGCCATCCAGGCCGTGGTTATAAAAAAGACAAGGCCCAGGTCCACGTAGGCCGAGGCCGATGAGCGTAAAACGATGGGCGTGCTGAGGAATAAGAGGCTGCCCAGCAGGGCCCAGTTGGCGCTCAGGCGTTGACGAAGAAAAAGATAAATTAGCAGGGCGGTGAGCAGGCCGAAGCCGTGGTGGATGATCTTGGCCCCCCAGTCAGCATCCAGGGCCAGCGGAATCAGATACAGCAGATCTATGTTCATGGGGTAGTAGGAAAAGCTGGCCCAGGGTATTTCCTTCATGCCGCCGAGCTTGAGCCACAGCCTGGGGACGGCCAGATGGTGAATCAGGGCGTCCCTTTGTACGGGCGGCAGCAGGTCCAGCAGCCCGGCCCAAAGGATAACCGCCAGGACCAGGATCAGGAGCGCGGCCCGGGTGATTCGAGTCAAGGCCGGGCCTGGCCGCGAATGAGACACGGCCCTGCCACGCGGCAGCGGCTCCTCTGGCGCGGCGCGGTCAGGTCCTGCTGTCACGGCCGTCATGAGCCAAAGAAGCCGGGCGCCAGGAACTGAACCAGGCCGACTAAAAAAACGACCCATCCCAGGGGAGCCAGGAGAACGAGAAACCAGGACCTGCGGCTGATACCCCAGCCAGCGGCAAAGAGGCCGACAAGCATTAGTCCCGGATTTGAGAAACAGGAACCTAGTGTTATGTCCCAAGAGTAGATGATAAAAATATCTCCTCGCTTTTTATTTAGCCCTTTGCTTTCCCTCTTAACAGGCTCTACTAATTTCTTCAAAAACTCTTTTGCCACTCGCTATTAAAAAGTGACGACGACGACTTAAAAGGCAAAAGAAAAATCCCCCTCAATCCCCCTTTAAAAAAGGGGGAGGGTTCTTGCTGCCTTCGGCAGAGTCTCCTGCTGGAAATACCTTTTCCTTTGTCCCCCCCTTTTAAAAAAGGGGGGTTAGGGGAGATTTCTAAAGTGAATGGCATAAATACCTTCCGCCTGAAAGGGTGAAGATTCGTCGCTAAAGCTCCTTCTAAAAACTAAGAAACTGTTTTTCCTGTTTCAGGATTTAATAGTATGAAACACATTGAATTTGCACATTTTTTTATATTATATATGACCCGTTGTTTATAAGCACGTTTATAGTAGTCTTGGTCTTTATTGACACATGAAAGACCAGAAATCCAAAACTTGAAAATAGTTTCTTTGCCAAATAACACTACGGCTCCTGCCGAAGGGGCGGGGGCTCGCAATGACGAGTCGTTTCGAAAATGACGGAAAGTCCATTTGAATTATGACCATTATTTCCGGGACACTAACACTAGGCCCATTTGAGCCCCCACAGCCAGATGATAAAGCCCGCGGCCCAGACCAGCCCCCAGGGCCAGGCGCGGCCCCAGCCGCCTCCAGCGGCGCTGAACCGGACGATGAAGATCAAGGCCCCGACTATCCATATCAAAAAACCCCCGACCGAGGCCAAGGCAGAAGCGGTCCCGGGCCGGGAGGGGCGGGCGAAAAGGTCCAGGTAGGCCTGGGACGCGGTTTCCAGGGCTGGCCTGGCCGCTTCCGGGCCGAGCCTGGCCCGGGCCAGCAGTTCGGCCAGATGCGGGTCCGCGCCTTGGATCAGGTCTGTGCGCGGGGTATAGAAACTGCGCGCCCCGTAAAGGCCTGAACGAAGCCGGGATAAGGCCAGGCGGGCCTCGTCAAACCGACCTTGGCTTTCGAGTTTTAAACCCAGATCGAGCAGCTCCTCAGCCGCGGTCTCAGCCGCGCCAAAAGGCACATACCAGTTCAAGGCGCGGCTATAATGTTTGAGCGCCTCAGACAGCTCCAGCCGCTCAAGCGCCTTCCGGGCCAGGCTCACCTCGGACCTGGCTCGGAACTCAATCACCCCCGCCAGAACGAGCAGGACCGCCAGCAGGAGCAAAGGCAAATATAGAAGCCGGGCCCGGGATGAGTTCTGGCGCATCAAAAGG
Encoded here:
- a CDS encoding glycosyltransferase family 39 protein; this translates as MTAVTAGPDRAAPEEPLPRGRAVSHSRPGPALTRITRAALLILVLAVILWAGLLDLLPPVQRDALIHHLAVPRLWLKLGGMKEIPWASFSYYPMNIDLLYLIPLALDADWGAKIIHHGFGLLTALLIYLFLRQRLSANWALLGSLLFLSTPIVLRSSASAYVDLGLVFFITTAWMALVQWSINQKHVFFIVSGLALGLGLGVKYNALIALPLLVSGVMVLRARAGEGLTRCVLWGLAYAGLALLLFSPWMIRNLAWTGNPLYPLYNQWWGLADVAPSGMIVNIFTERGHLYGESLLQILLVPVRAFFSGQDDVPRFFDGVLNPILLLLPLLAVIRPRDRSLRLLGLFALLWVIAVFFQSTFRIRYMLPVLPVLAVLTIYGLHELWRFLDRYLARWSASILFAVILAYFLSINLNYASDFWRQADPGPYLLARESREEYLARKLDHYEVMAFINRHLPSEAKVLFLFAGSRGYYCERDYFYHTFYSGEILKPVLAEAGSGRDIREGLKNLGASHILTRDALLIEYLKDNLQGDKLLLWQDFANNYLKQCFRGRGFSLYQINHNHE